In SAR202 cluster bacterium, the genomic stretch TAGGTGCTACACTATCTGTTATACCTATTGCAAAATGGGATCCCCATGTGAATCGTTTAAAATACGAATATGAAAAAACAAAAATTGCAGCTATTGGTGACAAGAGTAATGCTAAGGGGTTTAGCATATATGCTGATATGAATAGTAATATAAGCCCAGAAAAAGCTAACGCACCAACTTCAAATTTCTTTAAATCACCTGTTACTAAAGCTCGATTTTGCGTTCTTGGGTTTAATTTATCTTGTTCTATATCAATAATTCTATTACAAGCCATTCCAAGAGTTCTGCCTCCAGTAAGAGCTAAAGTAATCCATAGTATTTGTGTTAATTCTGGTATACCTCTTGAGGCTATAACACTGCCAATAAAAGCAAATGGAAGAGTGAAAATTGTTTCTTGAAATCTTATAGAATCAGATAAGATTTTTATTTTAGTTATAATTTTTGCTATCAAAATACTATTCCAAACCGTATTTTTCCCACTTTTTAGTTACTAAATCTTTTATTTCTTGAGACATGACTATATCATTTGGCCATTCTTTTAGCCCTGATTCACCTTCAATTTTCCGTGTTGCATCAATTCCAAGTTTACCTCCGAATGCAAAACTTGTCATTGTATGATCTAGATCGTCAGTAGGGCCTTTTAGTGTAATAACATCTCTATCTGGAGCAATGTTGTTAGTTACTCTCCATAATAATTCGGAATTGTTATTAATATCCACGAATTCATCTACTACTATAATTATTTTTGCTAAACTCAGAAGGCCTAAACCCCATAAAGCATACATGACTTTATACGCTTGCCCAGGATATGATTTTTTAATGGAAACAATGACTAAATTGTGAAATATGCCTTCTGCAGGCATATTCATATCGCGTATTTCAGGAATTGCCATTTGTATTATTGGTAAGAATAATTTTTCTGTCATTTTGCCCATAACATAATCTTCTTTAGGAGGAATGCCAACAACAGTCGATACATAAGTTGGATTTTTTTTATGTGTAATTGCATTAACATGAAACACAGGATAGGGTTCTTTGCCTGAATAATACCCCGTATGATCTCCAAATGGGCCTTCATCGCGCATTTCTTCAGTATCAACGTATCCTTCTAGGACAATTTCTGAAGATGCTGGGACCTCTAAATCGTTAGTGACACATTTTACCATTTTAACGTTAGAATTTTTTAGAAACCCAGAAAGCATCATTTCATCAATTTGTGGTGGAAGTGGAGCAGATCCAGTCCACATGGTTGTAGGGTCTGCACCGATTGCTACAGAAACATCGATATAACGTTTTCCAACTTCTTTTGCTTTTGCCATATGGCTTTTACCAACTTTATGAGTTTGCCAATGCATTCCTGTTGTATTTTTATTATATACTTGCATTCTATAAGTTCCGACATTTCTAATGTTAGTAATTGGATCGCGGGTAAATACTAACGGCATAGTTATAAATGGTCCGCCGTCTTCTGGCCAGCAGGTCATAAGTGGCAATTTATATAAATCAACCTCGTTATTTTTATAGATAACTTCTTGGCATTCTGCTTTCTTAACAGATTTTGGTTGTATTACGCGTAAAGAAAATAACGTTTTTAGTGCGTTTATTTTATCTAAAATCGTTTTAGGAGGATTTTCAACATTTGCTAATAAGTCTTTTATTTTATTTATAAGTTCTGATGGATTGTCTACTCCAAGTCCCCAGCACATTCTTTGTTCTGTTCCAAATAAATTAATTAATAAGGGGAAGTCAGAACCTACTACATTTTCAAATAGTAGAGCTGGACCAGAATTTTTAAATACGCGATCGACAATTTCTGTGATTTCCAAATTTGAATCAACAGTAGTAGTTATTCTTTTCAATTCGTTACGCTTTTCTAAAAAATCAATAAATTCATTTAGGTTATTAAAATTCAATAGAAATTCCTTTAATATTAAATATCATCTCCTTTTATTTTAATCTGTTAATCTAAATAGTTCAAAATATTGGACCCAATTCGTAATTGATACCTCGAACTCGACCTGTACTTAGATATATATCAACTTTATAGTAATCAATTACTATTCTAGATTAATGACCTAATAGTTTGTTATTCCAGACCCCTTAATAACGTTAGAGTTTTTTATTTTGAGGCATAATCCAATTTTCTAAATTAACTCGTTCCATACATACATTGTATTGTGTTACCATAATTGTTTTTATAATGTTGTTATTAATACATCATATTGTTTATATTTATATAGTAATAAGAGAAATAACGTGGTATATTTAATACAGATATGGTTAAAAAGTATAGTAATAATGAATGATAAAGAGTTTAGAGGCGAGTTAAAAATATTAGGACTCAGGGGGCATGATGAAAATGTTCTCAGGGTAATTTTAGACGGCTTATCAAGACATTTACCGATTAGGCAAATCGCTCAAAATACTGGTGTGACTGAAAAAACCATCGCTAAGATGAAGTCTAAATCTGTAGCCATTGCTGAAATATTAACCCGGAGAGATGGGAATACACCCCTTGATGTCACTAAAGAGCATTATATTGTTTACGAATCTGGATTCGAGAAACACATTGATTCCAATATCAAAAGGGGTGGGATTCAGGATTCTCGTGATGATATATACGGAGAACAAAGACTCAAGATAATGGAATCACTTGAGCAAAGAGTACCTAAAGAAAAATGGAATGTTCAGTATTTAAAAAAAATAGGATTTAAAGAGAACATAGCTGTAGCTATGCTGTCTGAATATGACAGTATAGAGATATATAGAACTCGTGCTGAGCAAAAATTCCAACTTATACCATCTGGTAGAGAATATGAAGAACGTGTTTCAAAAGGTATTCTTACCCCGAGTGTTAGGCAGCAACAAGTTCATCTTCCAATAAAAAAACTAGCAATGTTTACATCATTTAATAGATATGTCGAATTGTTTTATAGCGTTATATTCCAAGAGATAGTCCAGGATTCAGATGTCATACCTCCAGAATATTTACGCACTTCACTTCAAATAATTATTAAGGGTTTGTATGATGACCCATTAGCCGTAAGAACTGGTGTG encodes the following:
- a CDS encoding 4-hydroxybenzoate octaprenyltransferase — protein: MIAKIITKIKILSDSIRFQETIFTLPFAFIGSVIASRGIPELTQILWITLALTGGRTLGMACNRIIDIEQDKLNPRTQNRALVTGDLKKFEVGALAFSGLILLFISAYMLNPLALLLSPIAAIFVFSYSYFKRFTWGSHFAIGITDSVAP
- a CDS encoding menaquinone biosynthesis decarboxylase: MNFNNLNEFIDFLEKRNELKRITTTVDSNLEITEIVDRVFKNSGPALLFENVVGSDFPLLINLFGTEQRMCWGLGVDNPSELINKIKDLLANVENPPKTILDKINALKTLFSLRVIQPKSVKKAECQEVIYKNNEVDLYKLPLMTCWPEDGGPFITMPLVFTRDPITNIRNVGTYRMQVYNKNTTGMHWQTHKVGKSHMAKAKEVGKRYIDVSVAIGADPTTMWTGSAPLPPQIDEMMLSGFLKNSNVKMVKCVTNDLEVPASSEIVLEGYVDTEEMRDEGPFGDHTGYYSGKEPYPVFHVNAITHKKNPTYVSTVVGIPPKEDYVMGKMTEKLFLPIIQMAIPEIRDMNMPAEGIFHNLVIVSIKKSYPGQAYKVMYALWGLGLLSLAKIIIVVDEFVDINNNSELLWRVTNNIAPDRDVITLKGPTDDLDHTMTSFAFGGKLGIDATRKIEGESGLKEWPNDIVMSQEIKDLVTKKWEKYGLE